A genomic segment from Streptosporangium roseum DSM 43021 encodes:
- the fdxA gene encoding ferredoxin, whose protein sequence is MTYVIAQPCVDVLDKACIEECPVDCIYEGERMLYIHPDECVDCGACEPVCPVEAIFYEDDLPDQWKDFYKANVDFFEDLGSPGGASKVGKINKDHPVVAVLPPQAESH, encoded by the coding sequence GTGACCTACGTCATCGCGCAGCCTTGCGTGGACGTCCTGGACAAGGCGTGCATCGAGGAGTGCCCCGTCGATTGCATCTACGAGGGCGAGCGCATGCTCTACATCCACCCTGACGAGTGCGTGGACTGCGGTGCGTGCGAACCCGTCTGTCCCGTTGAAGCGATCTTCTATGAGGACGACCTTCCCGACCAGTGGAAGGACTTCTACAAGGCGAACGTGGACTTCTTCGAAGACCTCGGGTCGCCCGGAGGCGCCTCCAAGGTCGGCAAGATCAACAAGGACCACCCGGTCGTCGCGGTCCTGCCCCCGCAGGCCGAGAGCCACTAG
- a CDS encoding ABC transporter substrate-binding protein, whose amino-acid sequence MRRVTVRISAAAAVILTATIAGCGAPATPDRQLPPVKPQAASLQEGFSTMEHLVETARKEGSLTVVGLPRDWVNYGEIIDAFSEEYGIKVDQLEPDASSKQEIESAARLKPDVFDLSLEVAVANAAAFAPYKVQNWQDIPDDVKDNAGRWYAGYGGYMSIGYDPRKVAAPTSYGDLLKPGYSVSLPGDPRHSAAAFNAVMAASLSRGEPQAKRGVEFFERLRKTGNLAASERTASAVLDWDYDNAERSGWKVAIPGDAVLSSYYVQAVSKNAPHPAAARLWQEFLFSDRGQNLFLKGYARPARMEALQMRGTLDRELAARLPATTAKPVMLNIPEIDAAKAYLQRAWNGKTG is encoded by the coding sequence ATGCGTCGCGTGACCGTACGCATCAGCGCCGCCGCCGCCGTGATCCTCACCGCCACGATCGCCGGGTGCGGCGCCCCGGCTACCCCGGACAGACAACTACCGCCGGTCAAGCCCCAGGCGGCCTCCCTGCAGGAGGGGTTCTCGACGATGGAGCACCTCGTCGAGACGGCCCGGAAGGAGGGCTCGCTCACCGTGGTCGGGCTGCCGCGCGACTGGGTGAACTACGGCGAGATCATCGACGCCTTCTCCGAAGAGTACGGAATCAAGGTCGACCAGCTGGAGCCGGACGCGAGCAGCAAGCAGGAGATCGAGTCCGCGGCCCGGCTCAAGCCCGACGTGTTCGACCTGAGCCTGGAGGTCGCGGTGGCCAACGCCGCCGCCTTCGCCCCGTACAAGGTGCAGAACTGGCAGGACATCCCCGACGACGTCAAGGACAACGCCGGGCGCTGGTACGCCGGGTACGGGGGCTACATGTCCATCGGCTACGACCCCCGCAAGGTCGCGGCCCCGACCTCCTACGGCGACCTGCTCAAGCCCGGCTACAGCGTCTCGCTGCCCGGCGACCCGCGCCACAGCGCGGCGGCCTTCAACGCGGTGATGGCGGCCTCGCTCAGCCGCGGCGAGCCCCAGGCGAAGCGGGGCGTGGAGTTCTTCGAGCGCCTGAGGAAGACGGGCAACCTCGCGGCGTCGGAGCGGACGGCCTCGGCCGTCCTCGACTGGGACTACGACAACGCCGAGCGGTCGGGCTGGAAGGTCGCGATCCCGGGTGACGCGGTGCTCAGCTCGTACTACGTCCAGGCCGTGAGCAAGAACGCCCCGCACCCGGCCGCCGCCCGGCTGTGGCAGGAGTTCCTCTTCTCCGACAGGGGCCAGAACCTCTTCCTCAAGGGCTACGCCCGCCCGGCCCGGATGGAGGCCCTCCAGATGCGCGGCACGCTGGACAGAGAGCTCGCCGCCAGGCTTCCCGCCACGACCGCCAAGCCGGTGATGCTGAACATCCCGGAGATCGACGCCGCCAAGGCATACCTTCAGCGCGCGTGGAACGGAAAGACCGGATAG
- a CDS encoding class I SAM-dependent methyltransferase → MRYDAPSPTRWNARSYDSSFGYVSAHGAPLVELLDPQPGERIVDLGCGTGVLTAEITSRGARVLGIDGSSAMIEKALAQYPGLDFIVGDGRDFTVAQPYDAVFSNAALHWMGREPDAVISSVREALTPGGRFVAEMGGAGNCAALTAALSTAWREHGLREPDLPWYFPTPAEYATRLEKGGFVVRLLEYFDRPTPLDECPNGAADWVRMFAGSLLQGVPADLVESLLRRVNELAAPALRRETGWMADYVRLRFAAVRR, encoded by the coding sequence TTGCGATACGACGCCCCGAGCCCGACGAGGTGGAACGCTCGCTCCTATGACAGCAGCTTCGGATACGTCTCGGCACATGGTGCCCCCCTGGTTGAGCTGCTCGACCCCCAGCCAGGGGAGCGCATCGTGGACCTCGGCTGCGGCACCGGGGTGCTGACCGCCGAGATCACCTCCCGGGGGGCCCGCGTCCTGGGGATCGACGGATCCTCGGCGATGATCGAGAAGGCCCTGGCGCAGTATCCGGGGCTGGACTTCATCGTCGGCGACGGCCGCGACTTCACGGTCGCCCAGCCGTACGACGCGGTCTTCTCCAACGCCGCCCTGCACTGGATGGGGCGCGAGCCGGACGCGGTGATATCCAGCGTGCGCGAGGCGCTGACCCCCGGCGGGCGGTTCGTGGCCGAGATGGGCGGCGCGGGCAACTGCGCCGCGCTGACGGCGGCGCTGTCCACCGCGTGGCGGGAGCACGGGCTGCGAGAGCCCGACCTCCCCTGGTACTTCCCGACTCCGGCCGAATACGCCACGCGGCTGGAGAAGGGCGGGTTCGTCGTCCGCCTGCTGGAGTACTTCGACCGGCCGACTCCGCTTGACGAATGCCCCAACGGAGCGGCGGACTGGGTTCGGATGTTCGCCGGGTCACTGCTCCAGGGAGTGCCCGCAGACCTGGTCGAATCGCTGCTGCGCCGGGTGAACGAGCTGGCCGCGCCCGCACTGCGCCGGGAGACCGGTTGGATGGCCGACTACGTGCGGCTCCGGTTCGCCGCCGTACGCCGCTGA
- a CDS encoding UvrD-helicase domain-containing protein, protein MPRLAISPEFPVELGALAQPVRRDAVVAVRRFMQNVAGAPHPERVRGARDPRIVTLRLGDGHRGVVVKQRDVYWLLTVLPDAEAWAYARRYRFGVNTALGVIEMWDAEALDRVEPAVRRAAESSPTRLFADTCDTDLAELGVDRRFLPLARQITDELILEALEPLLPPTQYAPLAALARGESMTGAWRELEACRAVAATGDPVDPEDFAAALLRSPDRAVFVGSPRELNHVLDAPGWCVFLHPPQHRLARWESYEQPMLVTGGVGTGKTLVALQRAAFLAGRATGQILLVTFSQGLSADLAARLDLLIEDEAARKRVEVGNVDRLAHRIVSESEGRSPALVGATEMTALWQETESDHSPAFLLREWEQVVLAQNLRTLEEYLSAPRPGRSVELTAPERTAVWRAVEHVTGELRERGKRTLLQLAAEASLLLSQTTGDLLEETAPRREPYRHIVVDEAQDLHPAQWRLLRAAVPHARDDLFIVGDPHQRIFDTRVTLGSVGIDAIQRRLQVSYRLPQEILSWGVRLRGGGPADGLVEGVQELYGLHATRHGHRPMVRAYDSPEEELTGLVAQVGQWVEDGVPPREIGVAARTAGLVRDARSALHELGVRVTTLHGMKGLEFRRVAVIGVADGIVPSPESLTPAGEDPSARAHDLQRERGLLYVACTRARELLYVSYSGRASPFLPT, encoded by the coding sequence ATGCCCCGACTCGCGATCTCCCCGGAGTTCCCCGTGGAACTCGGCGCCCTGGCCCAGCCGGTGCGCCGGGACGCCGTCGTCGCGGTGCGCAGGTTCATGCAGAACGTGGCGGGCGCGCCGCACCCCGAACGGGTCAGGGGCGCCAGGGACCCCCGGATCGTCACCCTCCGGCTGGGCGACGGCCATCGCGGTGTCGTGGTCAAGCAGCGGGACGTCTACTGGCTGCTGACCGTGCTGCCGGACGCCGAGGCGTGGGCCTACGCGCGGCGGTACCGGTTCGGCGTCAACACCGCGCTGGGCGTGATCGAGATGTGGGACGCCGAGGCGCTCGACCGGGTGGAGCCCGCCGTGCGCAGGGCGGCCGAGTCCTCCCCGACACGGCTGTTCGCCGACACCTGTGACACCGACCTGGCCGAGCTGGGGGTCGACAGGCGGTTCCTGCCGCTCGCCCGGCAGATCACCGACGAGCTGATCCTGGAGGCGCTGGAGCCGCTGCTGCCTCCGACGCAGTACGCGCCGCTGGCCGCGCTGGCCAGGGGCGAGTCGATGACCGGGGCCTGGCGGGAGCTGGAGGCCTGCCGCGCGGTCGCCGCCACCGGGGACCCGGTCGACCCCGAGGACTTCGCCGCCGCGCTCCTGCGCAGCCCGGACCGGGCCGTCTTCGTCGGCAGCCCGCGCGAGCTGAACCACGTGCTCGACGCGCCCGGCTGGTGCGTGTTCCTGCACCCGCCGCAGCACCGGCTGGCCCGCTGGGAGTCCTACGAGCAGCCGATGCTGGTCACCGGCGGCGTGGGCACCGGCAAGACCCTCGTCGCCCTCCAGCGCGCGGCCTTCCTGGCCGGGCGCGCCACCGGCCAGATCCTGCTCGTCACCTTCTCCCAGGGGCTGAGCGCCGACCTCGCCGCCCGGCTCGACCTGCTGATCGAGGACGAGGCGGCACGCAAGCGGGTCGAGGTCGGCAACGTCGACCGGCTGGCCCACCGCATCGTCTCCGAGTCCGAGGGGCGCTCGCCCGCGCTGGTCGGCGCCACCGAGATGACCGCGCTCTGGCAGGAGACGGAGAGCGACCACAGCCCGGCGTTCCTGCTGCGCGAGTGGGAGCAGGTGGTGCTGGCGCAGAACCTCCGGACCCTGGAGGAGTATCTGAGCGCCCCGCGTCCGGGCCGCAGCGTCGAGCTCACGGCCCCGGAGCGGACCGCCGTCTGGCGGGCCGTCGAGCACGTCACCGGGGAGCTGCGGGAGCGCGGCAAGCGCACCCTGCTCCAGCTGGCGGCCGAGGCGTCGCTGCTCCTGAGCCAGACGACGGGCGACCTGCTGGAGGAGACGGCGCCCAGGCGGGAGCCGTACCGGCACATCGTGGTGGACGAGGCGCAGGACCTGCACCCCGCGCAGTGGCGGCTGCTGCGCGCGGCGGTGCCGCACGCCCGCGACGACCTGTTCATCGTGGGAGATCCGCACCAGCGCATCTTCGACACGCGGGTCACCCTGGGCTCCGTGGGAATCGACGCGATCCAGCGGCGGCTTCAGGTGTCATACCGGCTTCCCCAGGAGATCCTCTCCTGGGGGGTGCGGCTGCGCGGGGGCGGCCCCGCAGACGGTCTGGTGGAGGGGGTCCAGGAGCTGTACGGCTTACATGCCACCCGGCACGGGCACCGTCCGATGGTCCGAGCCTACGATTCACCGGAGGAAGAGCTGACCGGTCTGGTCGCACAAGTGGGACAGTGGGTGGAGGACGGCGTGCCGCCGCGCGAGATCGGGGTGGCCGCCAGGACCGCCGGCCTCGTGCGCGATGCCCGGTCCGCCCTGCACGAGTTGGGGGTGAGAGTGACGACGTTGCACGGCATGAAGGGACTGGAGTTCCGGCGGGTCGCCGTGATCGGCGTGGCCGACGGGATCGTGCCGTCCCCGGAATCGCTGACCCCCGCCGGTGAGGACCCCTCGGCCCGGGCACACGACCTCCAGCGTGAGCGCGGCCTGCTCTACGTCGCCTGCACCCGGGCACGGGAGCTGCTCTATGTCTCCTACTCCGGGCGAGCCAGTCCCTTCCTTCCCACCTGA
- a CDS encoding sigma factor-like helix-turn-helix DNA-binding protein yields the protein MNLSLSDIAPPLRWTSPGQVAPIATDPRLPEAWWQALTLDRACSTIGTSEVAGRLADLALACWGHLMLGDILPLLRFADPAESVRTPEGLGREVVHKLFTGVLERLLEPVTEESVAQVRPSRPDRPLPELIDEVFAALDDRQRAIARDRLYASQRATLDDLAQRFSVTRERIRQIERDLRDHVDAWLASEDAAPLVAHVSWLRGRLGSAVPADDLAAAVPWHRTDMATLGIPAWRFVRTLLSGYDQVDGWLVAGGADELREKTRQLFTDGPRPLDEAVTLVSQLGIREDVAERWLIAVPQLRVLEGHVVPWPRSVNDKAEAVLAVAGTALTPEEIQERIGEDYSLVGIRNQLTADDRFLRLDRNKYGLSRWGGEQYLGIREMIVREIERSNGEASVNTVVTNLTARYDVSESSVRAYAGGPGFERTQRGWIRVAGSEQADYQPRRDVSATRRCFRSRDGRWWHRVDVNAEHLRGSGSPLPTGFAAHLGMAPGGQLTASTPSGDVVISWHNQPTMGSIRPILVASNASEGDHVFLTVSDGGELLTRYLPAASPGLPALNRALYLIGYTAPVASEAEGIRLIGARIGLADGCTREEVIARLRDRGDREILAFLEGSG from the coding sequence ATGAACCTCAGCCTGAGCGACATCGCGCCACCCCTGCGCTGGACCTCTCCCGGCCAGGTAGCGCCGATCGCAACCGACCCCCGTCTCCCAGAGGCATGGTGGCAGGCACTTACGCTGGACCGGGCCTGCTCCACCATCGGGACCTCAGAGGTCGCCGGACGTCTCGCCGATCTCGCCCTGGCGTGCTGGGGACATCTGATGCTCGGCGACATCCTGCCCCTGCTCAGGTTCGCCGACCCGGCGGAGAGCGTCCGCACGCCCGAGGGGCTCGGCCGGGAAGTGGTGCACAAGCTGTTCACCGGCGTGCTGGAGCGGCTGCTCGAACCCGTCACCGAGGAGAGTGTCGCCCAGGTCCGTCCCTCCCGGCCGGACCGGCCGCTGCCCGAGCTGATCGACGAGGTCTTCGCCGCCCTGGACGACCGCCAGCGCGCCATCGCCAGGGACCGCCTCTACGCCTCGCAGCGGGCCACGCTCGACGACCTGGCCCAGCGGTTCTCGGTGACCAGGGAACGCATCCGGCAGATCGAGCGCGACCTGCGCGACCACGTCGACGCCTGGCTGGCGAGTGAGGACGCCGCGCCGCTGGTCGCCCACGTGTCCTGGCTGCGGGGCCGGCTCGGCTCCGCCGTGCCGGCCGACGACCTGGCCGCGGCGGTGCCGTGGCACCGCACCGACATGGCCACGCTGGGCATCCCGGCCTGGCGGTTCGTGCGGACCCTGCTGAGCGGCTACGACCAGGTGGACGGCTGGCTGGTGGCGGGCGGCGCCGACGAGCTGCGGGAGAAGACCCGCCAGCTCTTCACCGACGGGCCGCGCCCCCTCGACGAGGCCGTCACGCTGGTCAGCCAGCTCGGGATCCGCGAGGACGTGGCCGAGCGGTGGCTCATCGCGGTGCCCCAGCTCCGGGTCCTCGAAGGCCACGTGGTGCCCTGGCCGCGCAGCGTCAACGACAAGGCCGAGGCCGTGCTCGCGGTGGCGGGGACCGCGCTGACCCCCGAGGAGATCCAGGAGCGCATCGGCGAGGACTACAGCCTCGTCGGCATCCGCAACCAGCTCACCGCCGACGACCGGTTCCTGCGGCTGGACCGCAACAAGTACGGGCTGTCGCGCTGGGGCGGCGAGCAGTATCTGGGCATCAGGGAGATGATCGTCCGGGAGATCGAACGGTCCAACGGCGAGGCGTCGGTCAACACGGTCGTGACGAACCTCACCGCGCGCTACGACGTGAGCGAGAGCTCGGTCCGCGCCTACGCGGGCGGGCCCGGCTTCGAGCGCACCCAGCGCGGGTGGATCCGGGTCGCCGGGTCCGAGCAGGCCGACTACCAGCCCCGCCGCGACGTCTCGGCGACCCGCCGCTGCTTCCGCAGCCGCGACGGGCGCTGGTGGCACCGGGTGGACGTCAACGCCGAGCACCTGCGCGGCTCGGGCTCCCCCCTGCCCACCGGCTTCGCCGCGCACCTGGGCATGGCCCCCGGGGGCCAGCTCACCGCCTCCACCCCGTCGGGCGACGTGGTGATCAGCTGGCACAACCAGCCGACCATGGGGTCCATCCGGCCGATCCTGGTCGCCTCCAACGCCTCCGAGGGCGACCACGTCTTCCTGACGGTCTCCGACGGCGGCGAGCTGCTGACCCGCTACCTCCCCGCCGCCTCCCCCGGCCTCCCGGCCCTGAACCGGGCCCTCTACCTGATCGGCTACACCGCCCCGGTCGCCTCCGAGGCCGAGGGCATCCGCCTGATCGGCGCCCGGATCGGCCTCGCCGACGGCTGCACCCGCGAGGAGGTCATCGCCCGCCTGCGCGATCGCGGCGACCGCGAGATCCTCGCCTTCCTGGAGGGCTCCGGCTGA
- the cysS gene encoding cysteine--tRNA ligase, with the protein MLRLYDTRNRQVGPVLPEGARSMRMYTCGPTVYRYAHVGNFRSYVLADLIRRVSERQRIRVVACRNITDVGHLVDDAEIDPAGEDKILLQARAEGRTGLEIARFYEAAFLSDTATLNIRPPEHSPRATETIDLMIEMIAKLIEKGHAYPTPDGSVFFDAASFPTYGEISGNRLDRLKPGHRLEGVDPRKRFHADWALWKPSDREMTWEAPWGRGFPGWHIECSAMSLRFLGEHIDVHTGGIDLRFPHHEDERAQSDATAGHEVVRHWVHGEHLLFDGRKMAKSTGNVVLLQDVVDAGLDPLAVRLALLEHRYRQQMNLTWDTLRAADRTLRRWRSHVAEWSETPSRPMPAERVSRIEAAFDDDLDTPLALRLMRELERDDSIAPGSRFEAFLHLDQILGLDLSIDIGRSRSLPPGAADLLERRLRARAARDWAVSDRLRDELATMGVQVTDTPEGQTWS; encoded by the coding sequence ATGCTACGGCTGTATGACACACGGAACCGCCAGGTCGGACCGGTCCTCCCCGAAGGGGCCCGGTCCATGCGGATGTACACCTGCGGGCCCACCGTCTACCGCTACGCCCATGTCGGCAATTTCCGGTCGTACGTGCTGGCGGACCTGATCAGACGGGTCAGCGAGCGGCAGCGGATCCGGGTGGTCGCCTGCCGGAACATCACCGACGTCGGGCATCTGGTGGACGACGCCGAGATCGACCCCGCCGGTGAGGACAAGATCCTGCTCCAGGCGCGGGCCGAGGGACGGACCGGGCTGGAGATCGCGCGGTTCTACGAGGCGGCCTTCCTGTCCGACACCGCCACGCTGAACATCCGGCCGCCCGAGCACTCCCCCAGGGCCACCGAGACGATCGACCTGATGATCGAGATGATCGCCAAGCTGATCGAGAAGGGGCACGCCTACCCCACCCCCGACGGGTCGGTCTTCTTCGACGCGGCCTCCTTCCCGACCTACGGCGAGATCTCCGGCAACCGGCTCGACCGGCTGAAGCCCGGCCACCGGCTCGAAGGCGTCGATCCCCGCAAGCGGTTCCACGCCGACTGGGCCCTGTGGAAGCCCTCGGACCGCGAGATGACCTGGGAGGCCCCCTGGGGCCGCGGCTTCCCCGGCTGGCACATCGAGTGCTCGGCCATGTCCCTGCGGTTCCTCGGCGAGCACATCGACGTGCACACCGGCGGGATCGACCTGCGCTTCCCGCACCACGAGGACGAGCGCGCCCAGTCCGACGCCACCGCCGGTCACGAGGTGGTCAGGCACTGGGTCCACGGGGAGCACCTGCTGTTCGACGGGCGCAAGATGGCCAAGTCCACCGGCAACGTGGTGCTGCTCCAGGACGTGGTGGACGCGGGCCTGGATCCGCTGGCCGTACGGCTGGCGCTGCTGGAGCACCGTTACCGCCAGCAGATGAACCTCACCTGGGACACGCTCCGGGCCGCCGACAGGACCCTGCGGCGCTGGCGCTCCCACGTCGCCGAGTGGTCGGAGACGCCGAGCCGCCCGATGCCCGCCGAGCGGGTCTCGCGGATCGAGGCCGCCTTCGACGACGACCTCGACACCCCGCTGGCCCTGCGGCTCATGCGGGAGCTGGAACGCGACGACTCGATCGCGCCCGGCTCCCGGTTCGAGGCGTTCCTGCACCTGGACCAGATCCTCGGGCTGGACCTGTCGATCGACATCGGCAGGTCCAGGAGCCTGCCGCCGGGCGCCGCCGACCTGCTGGAGCGGCGCCTGCGGGCACGCGCCGCCAGGGACTGGGCCGTCTCCGACCGGCTCCGCGACGAGCTGGCCACCATGGGTGTGCAGGTCACCGACACCCCCGAGGGCCAGACCTGGTCGTAG
- a CDS encoding GNAT family N-acetyltransferase yields the protein MSETGVVVRPATVADLEGVVACSSALFAEDAGARDLTLNLNWPVEHGPAWFADALADPDHLVTVAEAGGRIIGHLTGRLSGPTVMRPVTVATLGSVYVRPAHRGQKIGADLVEEFRAWARRRGARYAGVTSYASNEAAVRFYERNGFATRSVVLETAL from the coding sequence ATGAGTGAGACTGGCGTTGTCGTACGGCCTGCCACGGTTGCGGATCTGGAGGGGGTAGTGGCCTGCAGTTCCGCGCTGTTCGCCGAGGACGCCGGAGCCCGTGACCTCACCCTCAACCTGAACTGGCCCGTGGAGCACGGCCCGGCCTGGTTCGCCGACGCGCTGGCCGACCCCGACCACCTGGTGACGGTCGCCGAGGCGGGCGGCCGGATCATCGGCCACCTGACCGGGCGGCTGTCCGGGCCCACCGTGATGCGGCCGGTCACGGTGGCGACCCTGGGCAGCGTCTACGTGCGGCCCGCCCACCGCGGCCAGAAGATCGGGGCCGATCTGGTGGAGGAGTTCAGGGCGTGGGCCCGCCGCCGCGGGGCGCGGTACGCCGGGGTGACGTCGTACGCGAGCAACGAGGCGGCCGTGCGTTTCTACGAGCGCAACGGCTTCGCCACGCGGTCGGTGGTGCTGGAGACCGCGCTGTAG
- the rraA gene encoding ribonuclease E activity regulator RraA, with protein MEFTTADLIDAHGDVLDSCLTQFRSYGLRPRFAGPIATIRCLEDNALVKQVLTTPGEGRVLVVDGAGSLRTALMGDLIAASAVSSGWSGVVVNGAVRDTVALGGLELGIKALGSNPRKSAKKGAGDLDVPVTFGEVTFVPGAWLYSDEDGLVVSPRALL; from the coding sequence ATGGAGTTCACGACCGCCGATCTCATCGACGCCCACGGCGACGTCCTCGACAGCTGCCTGACCCAGTTCCGCTCGTACGGCCTGCGTCCCCGCTTCGCCGGGCCGATCGCGACCATCCGCTGCCTGGAGGACAACGCCCTGGTCAAGCAGGTCCTGACCACGCCGGGCGAGGGGCGCGTGCTGGTCGTGGACGGCGCGGGTTCCCTGCGCACCGCCCTGATGGGCGACCTGATCGCCGCCTCCGCCGTCTCGTCGGGCTGGTCCGGCGTCGTCGTCAACGGGGCCGTCCGCGACACGGTCGCCCTGGGCGGTCTGGAGCTGGGCATCAAGGCCCTCGGCTCCAACCCCCGCAAGAGTGCCAAAAAGGGCGCCGGAGACCTCGACGTCCCCGTCACCTTCGGCGAGGTCACCTTCGTCCCCGGCGCATGGCTCTACAGCGACGAGGACGGCCTCGTCGTCAGCCCGCGCGCCCTGCTCTGA